One window from the genome of Paramisgurnus dabryanus chromosome 22, PD_genome_1.1, whole genome shotgun sequence encodes:
- the LOC135785441 gene encoding tripartite motif-containing protein 16-like yields MAEASILWAQDQFTCSICLDLLKNPVTVPCGHSFCMDCITDCWDQDDQKRIYSCPQCRQTFTPRPVLGKNVVIAEMLEKLKKTKLQSAPDSAHCYAGPGDVECDICTERKLKAVKSCLVCLNSYCQNHLNQHENFFKGKNHKVIDVTGRLQEMICKKHNKQLEIYCRTDQQCICYLCMMDVHKNHDTVTAVAERTEKQTLLMETQRNLKQRIKEREKKLQELRQTVDSHKRSAQTAVEDSERIFTELIRSIERRRSEVTQLIRDQEKTAVSRAEGVMKRLEEEIDDLKRRDAELKQFLQTDDDIHFLQSFKSFSVTSGSSDVSSITLSFTFDDLGKSVSKLRDKLEDLCKDEIKHISDRVKSTEIIYKEPRTRDFLQYSILLSLDPNTVHKNLQLSEKNTVATYTDTVQQYPDHPDRFCDLFKVLCRESLCGRCYWEVEWSGGVGISVSYKSISRKGSGYECKFGCNDQSWRLYCSDSRCFFSHNNKHTELPVVSRSCRLGVYVDYSTGSLSFYSVSDTMNLIHRVNTTFTQPLYPGFWIDPNSTMKLCNLTR; encoded by the exons ATGGCAGAAGCCAGTATTTTATGGGCTCAGGATCAGTTTACTTGCTCAATCTGTCTGGATCTACTGAAGAATCCAGTGACCGTTCCCTGTGGACACAGTTTTTGTATGGACTGTATTACAGACTGCTGGGATCAGGATGATCAGAAGCGAATCTACAGCTGCCCTCAGTGCAGACAAACCTTCACACCAAGACCTGTTTTAGGTAAGAATGTGGTGATTGCTGAAATGCTGGAGAAACTGAAGAAGACAAAACTTCAATCTGCTCCTGACTCTGCTCATTGTTACGCTGGACCTGGAGATGTTGAGTGTGACATCTGTACTGAGAGAAAACTAAAAGCAGTCAAGTCCTGTCTAGTGTGTCTGAACTCTTACTGTCAAAATCACCTCAACCAGCATGAGAATTTCTTTAAAGGTAAAAACCACAAAGTGATCGATGTCACTGGACGACTACAAGAAATGATCtgcaaaaaacacaacaaacaacTAGAAATCTACTGCCGTACTGACCAACAATGCATTTGTTATCTGTGTATGATGGATGTTCACAAAAATCACGATACTGTGACAGCTGTGGCAGAGAGGACAGAGAAACAG ACACTTTTGATGGAGACACAAAGAAATTTAAAGCAGAGAATCAAGGAGAGAGAGAAGAAGCTTCAGGAGCTGAGACAGACTGTGGACTCTCATAAG CGCTCTGCACAGACAGCAGTGGAGGACAGTGAGAGGATCTTTACTGAACTGATCCGATCCATTGAGAGAAGACGATCTGAGGTGACACAACTGATCAGAGATCAGGAAAAGACTGCAGTGAGTCGAGCTGAAGGAGTCATGAAGCGTCTGGAGGAGGAGATTGATGATCTGAAGAGGAGAGACGCTGAACTGAAGCAGTTTTTACAAACAGATGATGACATTCATTTCCTGCAG AGTTTCAAGTCTTTCTCTGTGACTTCTGGATCTTCAGATGTTTCCAGCATTACTCTCAGTTTTACTTTTGATGATTTGGGAAAATCTGTTTCTAAACTCAGAGATAAACTGGAGGATTTGTGTAAAGATGAGATTAAACATATATCTGACAGAG TAAAATCCACTGAAATTATTTACAAAGAACCCAGAACTAGAGATTTCCTACAAT attCCATTCTGCTGTCTCTGGATCCAAACACAGTCCATAAAAATCTCCAGCTGTCTGAGAAGAACACTGTGGCTACTTACACTGACACTGTCCAGCAGTATCCTGATCATCCTGACAGATTTTGTGATCTTTTTAAAGTGTTGTGCAGAGAGAGTTTGTGTGGACGCTGTTACTGGGAGGTTGAGTGGAGTGGTGGTGTTGGTATATCAGTGTCATATAAGAGCATCAGCAGGAAGGGTTCGGGTTATGAGTGTAAGTTTGGATGTAATGATCAGTCCTGGAGATTGTACTGCAGTGACTCCAGGTGCTTCTTCAGTCACAATAACAAACACACTGAACTCCCTGTAGTCTCAAGGTCCTGTAGATTAGGAGTGTATGTGGATTACAGTACAGGATCTCTGTCCTTCTACAGCGTCTCTGATACAATGAACCTCATACACAGAGTCAACACCACATTCACTCAACCACTTTATCCTGGGTTTTGGATCGATCCAAACTCAACCATGAAACTCTGCAATCTGACAAGATAG